One region of Petroclostridium xylanilyticum genomic DNA includes:
- a CDS encoding chemotaxis protein CheA yields the protein MEYARILEDLIQKGVRIFKVELLLDAKAEFKSATAAKILKGLKEKYSVLFTLPDLSSDGLDEDNCEYRFFLEGDIVLQALKELMDGLVTNECGIDTYFIQEVLMDDIDAAVGIYNLEQVGNGKEMAHNDSVAGQEENKNTKADSVRIDIAKLNILSNLAAELVTCKAQVVQVLNMFKSLRVADKDIQTVIDYFEKGTSQLERISFDLQEQITQLRMFPIKTVFRKIPRIVRDLAVKCGKEIELDIKGEDTELDKTVLEQISDPLVHLVRNCVDHGIEAAEERTVNGKPAKGRITIKAYTEGDIVYLEVEDDGRGIDVGKIKEKILENRLASKEEIEMMDEGQIMDYIFRPGFSTAETVSEISGRGVGMDVVRRNISLVKGNIKIESKKGYGTKFIIQIPLTVAIVKSLMVFACGRLYLVPIDKVVETFKVKTSNIRTVNNKKIVSWNGEIVPIFSLGEMLGLEAKYDDEHLYTVVVQYRSSKVGIIVNRLLGEQEAVVKPLDKYIGMVEGIMGATILGDGKVVLMLEPVGLIDRIAG from the coding sequence ATGGAGTACGCACGGATTTTGGAAGATTTGATACAGAAGGGTGTAAGAATTTTCAAGGTAGAACTCCTTCTCGATGCAAAAGCTGAATTTAAAAGCGCAACAGCAGCAAAAATATTGAAAGGATTGAAAGAAAAATACAGCGTCCTTTTCACATTGCCGGACTTAAGCAGTGACGGACTTGATGAAGACAACTGTGAATACCGCTTTTTCCTGGAAGGTGATATCGTGCTGCAAGCATTGAAAGAACTGATGGATGGCCTTGTAACCAATGAATGCGGTATTGATACATACTTTATCCAGGAAGTATTAATGGATGATATTGATGCCGCTGTTGGCATTTATAATCTGGAACAGGTTGGAAATGGTAAGGAAATGGCTCACAATGACAGCGTTGCAGGACAGGAAGAGAATAAGAACACAAAAGCCGATTCGGTAAGGATAGACATAGCCAAACTAAATATATTGAGCAACCTTGCAGCGGAGCTTGTAACCTGCAAAGCGCAGGTGGTGCAAGTCCTGAATATGTTTAAATCCCTCCGGGTTGCAGACAAGGATATTCAGACTGTAATAGATTATTTTGAAAAGGGGACATCCCAGCTCGAACGGATATCTTTTGATTTGCAGGAACAAATAACGCAGCTTAGGATGTTCCCTATAAAGACGGTCTTCAGGAAAATCCCGAGGATTGTCAGGGATTTGGCTGTAAAATGCGGCAAAGAGATAGAACTTGATATCAAAGGCGAGGATACGGAACTGGACAAAACGGTGCTGGAACAGATTTCTGACCCGTTGGTGCATCTTGTAAGGAATTGTGTGGATCATGGCATTGAAGCAGCTGAAGAGAGGACAGTGAATGGCAAGCCTGCAAAGGGAAGGATAACCATCAAAGCATATACCGAAGGGGACATTGTTTATTTAGAGGTGGAAGATGACGGAAGGGGTATCGATGTCGGAAAAATAAAGGAAAAAATCCTTGAAAACCGGCTTGCTTCTAAAGAGGAAATTGAGATGATGGATGAGGGCCAGATAATGGACTATATTTTCAGGCCCGGCTTCTCCACTGCAGAAACTGTAAGTGAAATTTCTGGCAGAGGAGTAGGGATGGATGTTGTCCGCAGGAATATATCCCTTGTAAAAGGGAACATCAAGATTGAGAGCAAAAAAGGTTATGGGACCAAATTCATAATCCAGATACCGCTTACTGTAGCCATTGTCAAGTCCTTGATGGTATTTGCATGCGGAAGGCTTTATTTGGTGCCCATAGACAAGGTAGTTGAGACATTCAAGGTTAAAACATCAAACATCAGGACCGTGAACAACAAGAAAATCGTTAGTTGGAACGGGGAAATCGTTCCTATATTCAGTTTAGGTGAAATGCTTGGTTTGGAAGCAAAATATGATGATGAACACCTGTATACCGTAGTTGTCCAGTATCGTAGTTCTAAAGTTGGAATAATTGTAAACAGGCTGTTGGGGGAACAGGAAGCAGTGGTGAAACCACTGGACAAATACATCGGGATGGTGGAAGGCATCATGGGGGCAACCATCCTTGGCGACGGCAAAGTGGTGCTGATGCTTGAGCCTGTAGGCTTGATTGACAGGATAGCAGGATAG
- a CDS encoding HEAT repeat domain-containing protein, which translates to MDKELLLKNLESNDYIVQKEAIRKLVNYNEPIVIDRLVQVLLNNQNKMVEDVLLESLKQMGGSYLMSAMLGLLGHGEAYIRNFAFEVLMAIGGQDVELIIQQTGNEDRNVRKFIVDILGSIGDKQAVGPLVERLEDEDVNVVQGAVEALGNIGDNSVAGLLVEMLPVSHQWVQYTILDVLSRIGDSITFSNILNMPWETETGIYGEIFKIMRDKGDGGHVEDLIGLYERIMLQLQMQVVDAVLSISRMEEVEFIANILNNSDIIYNLKSTIIFGEETQKNKLVSYIAGLEAPAAIAILGRTLFDETMVSVFKDSIKNCTVVDDYHINLFKCVKFFDSCTAKDILADVLENGCEPYVGISLDILKQKHIYDLYPQLVGLLKKKCRIIETIKLLGSWPDDKLDLDGIYHLYGEFNDEARYYVLTEILLKSGYQDQRVVDAVGQLLENAMLQDSMLINVIGIASDMGREEFEPLLEKLIASPNMDISIAAIEAAEKIRWGINGNAEETGQ; encoded by the coding sequence GTGGATAAAGAATTATTGTTAAAAAATCTGGAAAGCAATGACTATATTGTACAAAAAGAAGCAATAAGGAAGCTTGTAAACTACAATGAACCCATTGTAATTGACAGGCTGGTCCAAGTGTTATTGAATAACCAGAATAAGATGGTGGAAGATGTTTTATTGGAAAGCCTCAAACAGATGGGAGGAAGTTACCTAATGTCAGCTATGCTGGGACTGCTCGGTCATGGCGAGGCTTACATAAGGAATTTTGCTTTTGAAGTGTTAATGGCAATCGGAGGGCAGGATGTAGAGTTAATTATACAACAGACAGGAAATGAGGACAGGAATGTAAGGAAGTTTATTGTCGATATACTTGGAAGCATAGGTGACAAGCAAGCAGTTGGACCTTTGGTTGAGCGCCTTGAGGATGAAGATGTAAATGTTGTACAGGGTGCTGTTGAAGCGCTGGGCAATATCGGGGACAACAGTGTTGCTGGACTTCTGGTGGAAATGCTGCCCGTCTCCCATCAATGGGTACAATACACAATCCTTGATGTGCTTTCAAGGATAGGAGACAGCATAACCTTTTCCAACATATTAAATATGCCTTGGGAAACAGAAACAGGAATATATGGAGAAATATTCAAAATAATGAGAGATAAGGGCGATGGAGGACATGTTGAAGACTTAATTGGATTATATGAGAGGATTATGCTGCAGCTGCAAATGCAGGTGGTTGATGCAGTGCTTTCGATATCCAGGATGGAAGAAGTTGAATTTATTGCTAATATATTAAATAACAGTGATATCATATACAATTTGAAAAGCACGATAATTTTCGGTGAAGAAACGCAAAAAAACAAGCTGGTCTCTTATATTGCCGGGCTGGAAGCGCCGGCTGCCATAGCAATATTGGGCAGGACGCTGTTTGATGAAACTATGGTATCTGTCTTTAAAGATTCTATAAAAAATTGCACTGTTGTTGACGACTACCATATAAACCTGTTCAAATGCGTAAAGTTTTTTGACAGCTGCACTGCAAAGGATATACTGGCAGATGTGCTGGAAAACGGTTGCGAGCCATATGTCGGGATTTCATTGGACATTTTAAAGCAAAAACACATATACGATCTGTATCCGCAGCTTGTAGGGCTGTTAAAGAAAAAGTGCAGGATTATTGAGACAATCAAGCTGCTTGGCTCATGGCCTGATGATAAATTAGACCTGGACGGAATTTACCATCTGTACGGTGAGTTCAATGATGAGGCCAGGTACTATGTATTAACAGAAATACTTTTGAAATCAGGATATCAGGACCAAAGGGTGGTGGATGCGGTTGGACAACTGCTGGAAAACGCCATGCTTCAAGACAGTATGCTCATAAATGTTATCGGGATTGCTTCTGACATGGGAAGGGAAGAATTTGAGCCTTTACTTGAAAAGTTAATTGCCAGCCCGAATATGGATATATCTATCGCCGCAATTGAAGCTGCAGAAAAGATACGATGGGGGATAAATGGAAATGCTGAAGAAACTGGGCAATGA
- a CDS encoding CheR family methyltransferase produces the protein MLKKLGNDEFKHIREYIYEKSGLYFDDTKKDYLEKRLFVRMNQLKVQSFIEYYYMLKVDKNGEFNKLAELITTNETYFFRNIPQLNTFSYHMLPELLTRKANSGDFRLKIWSAGCSSGEEPYTIAIILKERLEYIEDWDIDIYGTDISLRVLELARVGEYFPRSLMDTGEDIKKKYFRHDALKNMYTINQDIKDMVRLKHLNLFDSHQMAFFRNIDVIFCRNVLIYFDEDSRKSVVERFYDALMPGGYIILGHSESMLRITRAFEMLRMGDDIAYRKPLK, from the coding sequence ATGCTGAAGAAACTGGGCAATGATGAATTTAAGCATATACGGGAATACATATATGAAAAAAGCGGGCTGTATTTTGATGATACAAAAAAAGATTACCTGGAAAAAAGGCTGTTTGTCAGGATGAACCAGCTGAAAGTGCAGTCCTTTATTGAATATTATTATATGCTGAAGGTTGACAAAAACGGTGAATTCAATAAGTTGGCCGAACTCATCACAACAAATGAGACATATTTTTTCAGGAATATCCCGCAGCTTAATACTTTTTCGTATCATATGCTGCCTGAATTGCTGACGCGGAAAGCCAATTCAGGTGATTTCAGGCTGAAAATATGGAGTGCGGGATGTTCAAGCGGAGAAGAACCATATACCATCGCCATCATACTGAAAGAACGGCTCGAGTATATAGAAGACTGGGATATTGACATATATGGGACTGATATAAGCTTAAGGGTGCTGGAACTTGCAAGGGTTGGCGAATATTTCCCGCGGTCCTTGATGGACACGGGGGAGGATATTAAAAAAAAATATTTCAGACACGATGCTTTAAAAAATATGTATACAATTAACCAGGATATTAAGGATATGGTTAGGTTGAAGCATTTAAACCTGTTTGATTCGCACCAGATGGCGTTTTTTAGAAATATAGATGTAATTTTTTGCAGGAATGTGTTGATATATTTTGATGAAGATTCAAGGAAAAGCGTAGTTGAAAGATTTTATGATGCTTTAATGCCAGGGGGGTATATAATACTTGGACACTCTGAAAGCATGTTGAGGATAACCAGGGCGTTTGAAATGTTAAGGATGGGCGATGATATAGCCTATAGGAAACCATTGAAATGA
- a CDS encoding response regulator yields the protein MAKILIVDDSDMIKKIVVGTLARGGHQVVEASNGLEALERISSTHCDLVITDLNMPKMDGIQFTRELRKMPSYKRMPIFILTTNPAEEEKALAAGANLYLKKPVSSEKLLSSIDKYLK from the coding sequence ATGGCAAAAATACTCATTGTGGACGATTCTGACATGATAAAGAAAATTGTTGTGGGCACGCTTGCCAGAGGGGGACACCAGGTTGTGGAGGCGTCAAATGGATTGGAAGCTCTGGAGAGAATAAGCAGCACTCATTGTGACCTGGTCATAACTGACCTGAACATGCCAAAAATGGACGGCATACAGTTTACAAGAGAGTTAAGGAAGATGCCTTCATATAAACGCATGCCTATATTCATATTGACCACCAACCCAGCCGAAGAAGAGAAAGCTTTGGCAGCAGGCGCAAACCTGTATTTAAAGAAGCCAGTATCTTCGGAAAAACTTTTGTCAAGCATTGATAAATATTTGAAATAG
- a CDS encoding chemotaxis protein CheW, producing the protein MEEFNSSEYQEIKNDFIDEAMEHLQTLEDGLLIIEQDSGDYELLNTVFRAVHSIKGAADYLELDKIVATAHVMENILDDLRNGTAKANKQVVNYLLKGVDLLQGLVHEVKTGEDKNIDYQSFVNEAPSIDNAGKDSETKNNLSTIRLNTDNPDRYEGDDELEQSNKYIIFKLADQCYGVNVSEIKEIVKISEITPIPYLDEDITGLMNLRGEIITIVDMRKKLTANGTNDSKNRIIILNREDTQVGFIVDQVMEVMELLPEDIKPPMVDRDFNADYVYGVAETQKAFIMLLDIRKILNI; encoded by the coding sequence GTGGAAGAATTCAATTCAAGCGAATACCAGGAAATTAAAAATGATTTTATTGACGAGGCAATGGAACACCTGCAAACCTTGGAGGACGGCCTTTTGATCATCGAACAGGATAGTGGCGATTATGAGCTTTTGAATACTGTTTTCAGGGCGGTACATTCCATTAAAGGTGCGGCTGATTATTTGGAACTGGATAAAATAGTAGCAACAGCCCATGTGATGGAAAATATACTTGATGATTTGCGGAATGGTACAGCTAAAGCAAATAAACAAGTAGTAAATTACCTTTTGAAAGGAGTTGACTTGCTGCAGGGATTGGTACATGAAGTCAAGACGGGCGAAGATAAAAATATTGATTACCAGTCTTTTGTAAACGAAGCGCCAAGTATTGATAATGCAGGAAAGGATTCAGAAACAAAAAATAATTTGTCCACAATAAGGCTAAACACGGATAATCCTGACAGGTATGAAGGAGATGATGAACTAGAACAATCCAACAAATATATCATTTTTAAACTTGCAGACCAGTGCTATGGGGTTAATGTGTCTGAAATAAAGGAGATAGTAAAAATATCCGAAATTACCCCGATACCGTATTTGGATGAAGACATAACCGGATTGATGAATTTAAGAGGGGAAATCATTACCATTGTCGACATGCGGAAAAAACTTACGGCAAACGGAACGAATGACAGTAAAAACAGGATTATCATTTTGAACAGGGAAGACACGCAAGTCGGGTTTATAGTTGACCAGGTTATGGAGGTAATGGAATTATTGCCAGAAGATATAAAGCCTCCCATGGTAGACAGGGACTTTAATGCCGATTATGTGTATGGGGTTGCGGAAACCCAAAAAGCATTTATCATGCTCCTTGATATAAGGAAAATTTTGAATATTTGA
- a CDS encoding response regulator, with the protein MGRNTTVLVIDDSAVWRKIIRKRLKDLGFIIVGEAADGQDGVGKYISLKPDLVTMDIEMPTMDGLAATKRILEIDPCARIIIVSSKGDESTVRKALLIGAIDFIGKASISKVWDSKLKKYVKKAGYSQTFKKIAGYIKDIKPAKLLAMIVSKYSARRKKDGYGD; encoded by the coding sequence ATGGGTAGAAATACAACTGTTTTGGTTATTGATGATTCGGCAGTATGGCGCAAAATTATAAGGAAAAGGCTCAAGGATTTGGGATTTATCATTGTAGGCGAAGCTGCTGACGGACAGGATGGTGTTGGGAAGTATATTTCTTTGAAACCCGACCTGGTGACAATGGATATTGAAATGCCGACCATGGATGGGTTAGCGGCAACCAAGCGGATACTTGAGATTGACCCCTGCGCCAGGATTATTATCGTAAGCTCAAAAGGTGATGAAAGTACCGTCAGGAAAGCCCTCCTTATCGGTGCAATTGATTTTATCGGCAAGGCGTCTATAAGCAAAGTTTGGGACTCAAAACTGAAAAAATATGTAAAAAAGGCAGGGTATAGTCAGACCTTCAAGAAAATTGCCGGTTATATAAAGGATATAAAGCCAGCTAAATTATTAGCCATGATTGTGTCAAAATACTCTGCAAGAAGGAAGAAGGATGGCTATGGAGACTAA
- a CDS encoding methyl-accepting chemotaxis protein, whose protein sequence is METKVAKVLFAALLLAIAINGVICIFWPYRVLLVAFLLLQAVVVLFVAKEFIYVLKSFETVEKIWLELGLPKGTGSAGSQGLKLLLEHIRELQDCRSEILRCAQQNVQEIEIKKHELDDGINKIQGKALRIAENSTVQAGDMELCYQKALELSENISDVIAKTDSLFGLSLKAQELRDQGVCVIGRLIEKEKDAEESFKQVSEAIVAARKKDMEIAAIMEDIDDIARKTNLLALNAAIEAARAGNAGKGFMVVAEEVRKLAAQTTQFTKGINGLISSIQKQYEYADMAVRGAISVNYEQRDIVGSTKDIFDQIQGILSSFIQEIETVKSSGEEMDKKKWEILSFVEKIALASHEGIGEVEQMNELISSLKNNIELLDILDGCQSLNKIPI, encoded by the coding sequence ATGGAGACTAAAGTGGCAAAAGTTTTATTTGCAGCGCTGCTTCTTGCGATTGCTATAAATGGTGTAATATGTATTTTTTGGCCTTACAGGGTGTTGCTGGTTGCTTTTTTGCTCCTGCAGGCAGTTGTTGTACTGTTTGTGGCAAAGGAATTTATATATGTATTAAAAAGCTTTGAAACCGTTGAGAAAATATGGCTTGAACTTGGACTCCCAAAAGGGACAGGTTCAGCTGGAAGTCAAGGCCTGAAACTGTTGCTGGAACATATAAGGGAACTGCAAGACTGCAGGAGTGAAATTTTAAGATGTGCCCAACAAAATGTACAGGAAATTGAAATAAAAAAGCATGAGCTTGATGATGGAATTAATAAAATCCAGGGTAAAGCATTGAGGATAGCTGAAAATTCAACAGTGCAGGCAGGCGACATGGAATTATGCTACCAAAAGGCATTGGAGCTGTCAGAAAACATTTCGGATGTTATCGCAAAAACTGACAGCCTTTTTGGGCTTTCTTTAAAAGCACAGGAGCTAAGGGACCAGGGAGTATGCGTTATAGGCAGGTTAATAGAAAAAGAGAAAGATGCGGAAGAATCGTTTAAACAGGTTAGCGAAGCTATTGTTGCTGCCAGAAAAAAGGATATGGAGATTGCTGCTATTATGGAAGATATAGATGATATTGCAAGGAAAACCAACCTTCTAGCCCTAAATGCTGCCATTGAGGCGGCAAGGGCTGGCAATGCTGGAAAAGGCTTTATGGTTGTAGCAGAAGAAGTCAGGAAATTAGCTGCCCAGACAACACAGTTTACAAAAGGTATAAATGGCCTAATATCCAGTATCCAAAAACAATACGAATATGCGGATATGGCTGTACGAGGGGCTATTTCTGTAAATTATGAACAGAGGGACATAGTAGGAAGCACAAAAGATATTTTTGACCAAATTCAAGGCATATTATCATCGTTCATACAAGAAATTGAAACTGTAAAGTCGAGTGGAGAAGAAATGGACAAAAAGAAATGGGAGATATTATCCTTTGTAGAAAAAATAGCGCTTGCATCCCATGAGGGGATAGGTGAGGTTGAGCAGATGAACGAACTTATAAGCTCACTAAAAAATAATATTGAGCTGTTGGACATTTTGGATGGGTGCCAAAGCTTGAACAAAATACCAATATAA
- a CDS encoding putative bifunctional diguanylate cyclase/phosphodiesterase has product MMKFEELFDFAIHNKSIYYDHITGLPNRNCLYKLFRKLQLNNKKYGITNFALMLIEFENLKYINGIYTGHRFIDEFSKLSAEILKGCINDKGIMFKFDGESFIIIVPYDEVQEEKASALAESIIKKFKNYVKVNFYEVSSTVYIGIALYPKHSVELDKLLELADIALYEARSCGKNTYKYYDKVFYKNFQRKSRIISNLKKAIDNHELYLEYQPQLDIRSGQIVGVEALTRWKNYELGSVPPSEFIAVAEETGFIIELGRWLIKNSFNRCSQWCKKGYPLITSINISAAQLQDSCLLNFIEDMLKEYDVLPSMIKFEITETQIVELTVKNADIIEKIKRLGIGIVLDDFGVAYSSLNYITLFPIEEIKIDKSFIDMIGKNDKVLIIIDTVKYLAGKLGVKVTAEGVETEEQFRMLKGLSCDKIQGYYISRPLPAKGIEDLIKHKSVI; this is encoded by the coding sequence ATGATGAAATTTGAAGAACTATTTGATTTTGCCATACATAATAAAAGCATTTATTATGACCATATTACAGGACTTCCAAACAGGAATTGCTTATACAAACTTTTTAGGAAATTACAGCTAAACAACAAAAAATATGGAATTACAAATTTTGCACTTATGCTTATAGAATTTGAAAATTTAAAATATATAAACGGCATATATACCGGACACAGGTTCATAGATGAATTTTCCAAATTATCTGCTGAAATCTTAAAGGGATGTATCAATGATAAGGGGATAATGTTCAAATTTGATGGGGAGAGTTTTATTATAATTGTCCCTTATGATGAGGTGCAGGAAGAAAAAGCATCTGCACTTGCGGAAAGTATTATAAAAAAATTCAAGAACTATGTTAAGGTAAACTTTTATGAGGTTTCAAGTACAGTATATATAGGAATAGCTTTGTATCCAAAACACTCTGTAGAGCTTGACAAGCTGCTTGAATTGGCAGACATCGCGCTTTATGAAGCAAGGTCTTGCGGAAAAAATACATATAAGTATTATGATAAGGTTTTTTATAAGAATTTTCAAAGAAAGTCAAGAATTATTTCCAATTTAAAAAAAGCTATTGACAATCACGAGCTTTATCTGGAGTACCAACCGCAGCTTGATATAAGGAGCGGACAGATAGTCGGGGTAGAAGCGCTTACAAGATGGAAAAACTACGAACTGGGGAGTGTTCCCCCAAGCGAATTTATTGCGGTTGCCGAAGAAACAGGGTTTATCATTGAGCTAGGGAGATGGCTTATAAAAAACTCTTTTAACAGGTGTTCACAATGGTGCAAAAAAGGGTATCCGCTGATTACCAGTATAAATATATCGGCTGCCCAACTGCAGGACAGTTGTTTATTGAATTTTATTGAGGATATGTTAAAGGAATATGACGTCCTTCCATCGATGATAAAATTTGAAATCACAGAAACACAGATTGTGGAATTAACAGTAAAAAATGCTGATATCATTGAAAAAATTAAGAGATTAGGAATAGGAATAGTATTGGATGATTTTGGAGTAGCCTATTCTTCCCTGAATTATATAACACTTTTCCCTATTGAGGAGATAAAAATAGACAAGTCTTTTATCGATATGATTGGGAAGAATGATAAAGTTCTTATTATTATTGATACAGTCAAGTATTTGGCAGGGAAACTGGGGGTAAAAGTTACTGCTGAAGGGGTTGAGACAGAGGAACAGTTCAGAATGTTAAAAGGTCTATCATGTGATAAAATCCAAGGTTATTATATCAGTAGGCCTTTACCTGCAAAAGGAATTGAGGATTTAATAAAACACAAATCAGTGATTTGA
- a CDS encoding diguanylate cyclase domain-containing protein — MEFINTGVLKKQDCIDSLPETPGRAYLYKYIAEEAVSAVLFMGVDNFKYINDCYGHKFGDCLLKHISSRLEDEVGNYGKVFRFGGDEFIAVVNHCTESEIISKARQVIKKFETTAFSIGGQEVSVTISIGAYIPEKRNEPAEDMIRKADIALFKAKSNGKSQLAFYDKPMDDEIKRKLLLTSEMRKSMNEKEFSVHYQPIFDISRGKATEAEALLRWESRSLGSVSPAEFVPVAEENGLISGIGYFVMESVFRQLKLWEKE, encoded by the coding sequence ATGGAATTTATAAACACAGGCGTGTTAAAAAAGCAGGATTGCATTGACTCTCTACCAGAAACACCAGGCCGGGCATATTTATATAAATACATAGCCGAAGAAGCTGTTTCAGCAGTATTATTTATGGGTGTGGATAATTTTAAGTATATCAATGATTGTTACGGGCATAAATTTGGAGATTGCCTGTTAAAGCATATAAGCAGCAGATTGGAGGATGAAGTTGGCAATTACGGGAAAGTATTCAGATTTGGCGGGGATGAGTTTATTGCTGTAGTAAACCATTGCACGGAGAGTGAAATTATAAGTAAAGCCCGACAGGTTATAAAGAAATTTGAAACAACGGCATTTTCCATTGGAGGACAAGAAGTATCGGTAACGATAAGTATAGGTGCATATATTCCAGAAAAAAGGAATGAACCAGCGGAGGATATGATAAGGAAGGCAGATATTGCCTTATTTAAGGCAAAAAGCAATGGGAAAAGCCAATTGGCTTTTTACGATAAGCCTATGGATGACGAAATTAAGAGGAAACTTCTTTTGACTTCTGAAATGAGAAAAAGTATGAATGAGAAGGAATTTTCTGTCCATTATCAGCCGATTTTCGATATAAGCAGGGGGAAAGCAACGGAGGCAGAAGCACTTTTGAGATGGGAAAGCAGGTCTCTCGGGAGTGTTTCTCCTGCTGAATTTGTACCTGTAGCCGAAGAAAATGGTCTGATAAGTGGAATCGGCTATTTTGTGATGGAGAGTGTTTTCAGACAGTTGAAACTATGGGAAAAAGAATAG
- a CDS encoding EAL domain-containing protein, whose product MRKFDIDYRKIKFEITETQILTDKGGIVKFLGRMLKTGLDISLDDFGVGFSSIKNMILFPISEIKIDKSFTDKLLHDEKTEVIVESIIHAAKKSGYKVTAEGVETKRQFEKLRHMGCDKIQGYYISKPMPPEGIVAFVRSFGL is encoded by the coding sequence GTGCGGAAATTTGATATTGATTATAGGAAAATCAAGTTTGAAATTACCGAAACACAGATATTGACAGACAAAGGAGGAATTGTTAAATTTCTTGGCAGGATGCTGAAAACAGGCCTGGACATTTCCCTTGATGACTTTGGGGTGGGCTTTTCATCAATAAAAAATATGATCCTATTTCCAATTTCAGAAATAAAAATTGATAAAAGCTTTACAGATAAGCTATTGCATGATGAAAAAACCGAAGTGATTGTAGAATCAATTATCCATGCGGCAAAAAAATCGGGGTACAAAGTAACAGCGGAAGGGGTTGAAACCAAAAGACAATTTGAAAAATTAAGGCATATGGGTTGTGATAAAATCCAGGGTTATTACATCAGCAAGCCGATGCCACCGGAAGGTATTGTGGCCTTTGTACGGTCTTTCGGGCTTTAA
- a CDS encoding helix-turn-helix domain-containing protein — MEEEIKDTILDNESIGNRIRQGREALELTRDQLAELLGISSYYLGQLERGERQMSLPVLVKISEKLHVSLDYLVLGKDSHESHDTTEIEALLKKCSKKELELVIKLIKTVLPYTN; from the coding sequence GTGGAAGAAGAAATAAAAGATACGATTCTTGATAACGAATCTATTGGAAACAGGATACGGCAGGGGCGGGAAGCCCTTGAACTTACACGGGACCAGTTAGCAGAGCTTTTGGGCATATCCAGTTATTACCTCGGCCAATTGGAACGGGGAGAAAGGCAGATGAGCCTGCCCGTACTGGTGAAAATTTCTGAAAAACTTCATGTTTCTTTGGATTACCTGGTTTTAGGGAAAGATTCCCATGAAAGCCATGATACAACTGAAATCGAAGCATTGCTAAAGAAATGCTCCAAAAAAGAACTGGAACTGGTAATAAAACTTATTAAAACAGTCCTGCCTTATACAAATTAG